A genomic window from Nosocomiicoccus massiliensis includes:
- the mraY gene encoding phospho-N-acetylmuramoyl-pentapeptide-transferase, with translation MSIILLIISFILSATLMKMMIPKLKQLKFGQAIREEGPESHLAKTGTPTMGGISFISVTVVLSIICMFFVEDVSKLLILVIVTLGFGLIGFIDDYIIVVKKDNRGLTSKQKALAQVVVSIIVFFIMMKFVPSIELGVSIPMTDITIPLGVFFIVWIVFWLVGFSNAVNLTDGLDGLSTSTTIIANGAFLAIAWLHSEKEIILFLSILIGAQLGFLLFNKYPAKVFMGDTGSLALGGIVGIVSIILNNSLLLLIVGIIFVIETSSVIIQVVSFKTTGKRVFKMTPIHHHFELSGWNERKIVFVFSFVGLIFGLIGILIGG, from the coding sequence ATGAGTATAATATTATTAATCATTTCATTTATATTGTCTGCAACGTTAATGAAAATGATGATACCAAAGTTAAAACAATTAAAATTTGGACAAGCAATTCGTGAGGAAGGTCCGGAAAGTCATTTAGCGAAAACAGGCACACCGACAATGGGTGGTATTTCATTTATTTCTGTAACGGTCGTGTTATCGATAATATGTATGTTCTTCGTTGAAGACGTTTCGAAATTACTCATCCTCGTCATCGTAACGCTAGGATTTGGATTAATTGGTTTTATTGACGATTACATCATCGTTGTAAAAAAAGATAATAGAGGATTAACATCTAAGCAAAAAGCGCTGGCACAAGTAGTCGTGTCAATTATCGTCTTTTTCATTATGATGAAATTCGTACCTTCTATTGAGCTTGGTGTTTCGATACCAATGACAGATATTACAATTCCACTCGGTGTGTTTTTCATCGTTTGGATCGTATTCTGGCTCGTTGGTTTTAGTAACGCTGTAAACTTAACGGACGGTTTAGACGGGTTATCAACAAGTACGACGATTATTGCGAACGGTGCATTTTTAGCCATTGCGTGGTTACATTCAGAAAAAGAAATTATTTTATTTTTATCGATACTAATTGGTGCACAACTCGGATTTTTACTATTTAACAAATATCCAGCGAAGGTATTTATGGGAGACACTGGATCTTTAGCACTCGGTGGGATTGTCGGTATCGTATCGATTATATTAAACAACAGTTTATTACTGCTTATAGTCGGTATCATATTCGTCATCGAAACATCATCCGTCATTATACAAGTCGTATCATTTAAAACGACAGGTAAACGTGTATTTAAAATGACGCCGATTCACCACCACTTTGAATTGTCTGGATGGAATGAACGTAAAATTGTATTCGTATTTTCATTCGTTGGTTTAATTTTTGGTCTAATTGGTATTTTAATCGGAGGCTAA
- the murD gene encoding UDP-N-acetylmuramoyl-L-alanine--D-glutamate ligase, protein MKEIESFKHKKVLVLGYGRSGRSAIEALFKLGADITLTTSEVLVEESVINHLKQMNVKVVDGHHPEHLLNDTELIVKNPGIPYTIPFLQEALKRNIKIITEVELAYLITDNEIIGITGTNGKTTVTELVGRLLTDGNRTPILCGNIGYPASQAALEEQSDELVMELSSFQLMGIDTFRPNIAVFTNIYEAHLDYHKDLNEYQSAKLSLMKNMRDTDIVIFNQSQRHFVECKDVKSNIYFFSIDEEADAYVKDNWIYVFGKKIINIEEILLKGPHNLENILASLLVAHLKNVPIEHMKYVLTTFKGIEHRMEFVDEKLGMRFYNDSKATNALATTFALDSFNTPTIWIAGGLDRGQDFKELLPHLKHVKLGIVFGETKEKLKQFLNENNIEVIETDNPFTAVDIVKTYGNAGDKVLFSPACASWDQYPDFETRGRHFKEAVHQL, encoded by the coding sequence ATGAAAGAAATCGAATCATTTAAACATAAAAAGGTGCTCGTTTTAGGTTACGGACGAAGTGGTCGTAGTGCGATAGAAGCACTGTTTAAACTCGGTGCAGACATTACACTTACTACGAGTGAAGTACTCGTTGAAGAGAGTGTTATAAATCATTTAAAACAAATGAATGTGAAAGTCGTCGATGGTCATCATCCAGAGCATCTATTAAACGACACAGAGTTGATCGTTAAAAATCCAGGTATTCCGTATACGATTCCTTTTTTACAGGAAGCTTTAAAACGCAATATTAAAATTATTACTGAAGTAGAACTTGCGTATTTAATCACAGATAATGAGATTATTGGTATTACCGGAACGAACGGAAAAACGACGGTAACAGAACTCGTTGGTAGACTTCTCACTGACGGAAACCGTACTCCAATTTTATGCGGGAACATCGGATATCCAGCAAGCCAAGCGGCGCTTGAAGAACAGTCAGACGAACTCGTAATGGAATTGTCTAGCTTTCAATTAATGGGCATCGATACGTTTAGACCGAATATCGCAGTATTTACAAACATATATGAAGCGCATCTCGATTATCATAAAGATTTAAATGAGTATCAATCAGCGAAACTATCTCTGATGAAAAATATGAGAGACACAGACATTGTTATTTTTAATCAATCACAACGACATTTTGTCGAATGTAAAGATGTGAAGAGTAACATTTACTTCTTCAGTATCGATGAGGAAGCAGATGCATATGTAAAAGATAACTGGATTTATGTATTTGGTAAAAAAATAATAAATATCGAAGAAATTCTGTTAAAAGGTCCACATAACTTAGAGAATATCCTTGCGAGTTTACTCGTTGCACATTTAAAAAATGTACCGATTGAGCATATGAAATATGTTTTAACGACGTTTAAAGGTATCGAGCACCGTATGGAATTCGTCGATGAAAAACTCGGCATGAGATTTTATAACGATTCTAAAGCGACGAACGCGCTCGCGACGACATTTGCATTAGATAGCTTTAATACGCCGACGATTTGGATTGCTGGTGGATTAGACCGTGGACAAGATTTCAAAGAACTTCTTCCACATTTAAAGCATGTAAAACTCGGTATCGTATTTGGTGAAACGAAAGAAAAGCTAAAGCAATTTTTAAATGAAAACAATATCGAAGTGATTGAAACAGATAATCCATTCACAGCTGTCGACATTGTCAAAACATATGGTAATGCTGGAGACAAAGTGCTATTTTCACCAGCGTGTGCGAGTTGGGATCAGTATCCTGATTTTGAAACGCGTGGCCGACATTTTAAAGAAGCAGTTCATCAATTATAA
- a CDS encoding cell division protein FtsQ/DivIB, protein MSEDFNVDDLKKKLKKNHTTKKDKKHTHTDDVPSFKTELEVIEALVQEGVITLQQDEVTKSDEDTLDPSLIEDYRDEEKDTPSLEYESLEDEKETLKETLKERFKSVKKPQLSLPNLNYKKLILLIGIGLVLITIATYLISSLSDIKEVEIVGNENITDKEILDRSGIDKGQKMYLLQSNKSEDKVKVLPIIQSIDIEREWPNKVIINVKEHNVVGFIESNRNYYPVLENKRVLRGFHMEPVDAPIIHFFEGKEFDALVDSLNDVNPEMLRMISEIYYRPYDESYTRIQVLMNNGQEIIADYTTFGEKINYFNGMRESIGDNEGIIDLEVSNAFIPYNTEEARRVKRDMSSIPRHVPYIEDINESLDVIKKSLEKIETSTD, encoded by the coding sequence ATGAGTGAAGATTTTAACGTAGATGATTTAAAAAAGAAGTTAAAAAAGAATCATACGACTAAAAAAGATAAGAAGCATACACACACTGACGATGTCCCCTCATTTAAAACGGAACTTGAAGTCATAGAAGCACTCGTTCAGGAAGGTGTTATAACACTACAACAAGATGAAGTGACAAAGAGTGACGAAGACACGTTAGATCCATCTTTAATTGAAGACTACCGAGATGAAGAAAAGGATACACCTTCTTTAGAATATGAGTCTCTAGAAGATGAAAAAGAGACGCTAAAAGAGACGCTAAAAGAGCGATTTAAATCCGTTAAAAAGCCACAGTTATCACTACCAAATTTAAATTATAAAAAACTTATATTACTTATTGGAATTGGGCTCGTTTTAATTACGATAGCTACATATTTAATATCCAGTCTATCTGATATTAAAGAAGTTGAAATTGTCGGGAATGAAAACATCACCGACAAAGAAATACTAGATAGAAGCGGTATAGACAAAGGACAAAAAATGTACTTGCTTCAGTCAAATAAATCTGAAGATAAAGTAAAAGTGTTACCGATTATACAGTCAATTGACATCGAACGTGAATGGCCAAATAAAGTTATTATAAATGTTAAAGAACATAACGTCGTTGGTTTTATTGAAAGTAACCGAAACTATTATCCAGTACTCGAAAACAAACGCGTATTAAGAGGATTTCATATGGAACCTGTAGATGCACCGATTATCCATTTCTTTGAAGGTAAAGAATTCGACGCACTTGTCGATAGTTTAAACGATGTCAATCCAGAGATGTTACGAATGATTTCTGAGATATATTATCGACCGTATGATGAATCATATACGAGAATTCAAGTACTTATGAATAACGGTCAGGAAATTATCGCAGACTATACGACATTTGGTGAGAAGATCAACTACTTTAATGGAATGCGCGAATCTATAGGAGATAATGAGGGGATTATCGATTTAGAAGTGAGTAATGCGTTTATTCCGTATAATACTGAAGAAGCAAGGCGTGTGAAGCGCGACATGTCAAGTATTCCAAGACATGTACCTTATATCGAAGATATAAACGAAAGCCTAGATGTGATTAAGAAATCACTTGAAAAAATCGAAACATCAACAGATTAG
- the ftsA gene encoding cell division protein FtsA has protein sequence MKEQYYVALDVGSSSVKIVIGEKFHDGVNIIGTGQTFTDGVSKGMIRDFDLAKSGIIDTVKKAELIANIDIDEVFLKVPITNSDVIFTTETLRFSGKDTEIDGELIEELLENIRFKEISTDQEIVTVFPVSFVVDDLHEVEDPKGIIARESLTVKAGIIAVDRTLFLNMGNCAAEAGLDIVDVTSDAYNYSHILTEAEIELGAVVMDIGADLTQYAYYKDGSLKYAGVIPAGGNTITEVIAREFNTDFHYANRAKEQYGHAFYERAPEGERVVFPQNNGDKDVEVSAKDLSDVIEVTLEDMFMEIFRELGEANIDDISGGFVITGGTANMRGIRDLLLDIVSEKVRVHIPTQMGARKPEFTSAIATVESGIRFDELLDYVTIDNHEDDYDRDDNEPIVEEEKQSIFPSLFRERKEKNQSVEVEEDVEYESDDDRYEEDEHDDYEREIVETSDVKNAPPKEKEKSDFGGFMKKVFKNLFE, from the coding sequence GTGAAGGAACAATATTATGTTGCCCTAGATGTAGGGTCCTCGAGTGTTAAAATCGTGATTGGAGAGAAATTTCACGATGGTGTAAATATTATTGGTACTGGCCAAACCTTCACTGATGGCGTATCAAAGGGTATGATTCGAGATTTTGATCTCGCTAAAAGTGGAATTATAGATACAGTGAAAAAAGCAGAACTAATAGCAAATATAGATATTGACGAAGTATTTTTAAAAGTTCCAATAACGAATTCTGATGTCATATTTACAACAGAAACGTTAAGATTCTCTGGTAAAGATACAGAAATCGATGGAGAACTCATCGAAGAATTACTTGAAAATATTCGCTTTAAAGAAATTTCAACAGATCAAGAAATTGTCACAGTATTCCCTGTGTCATTTGTCGTTGACGATTTACATGAAGTCGAAGATCCAAAAGGGATTATCGCTAGAGAAAGTCTCACTGTGAAAGCTGGTATCATCGCTGTAGATCGTACGTTATTCTTAAACATGGGTAACTGTGCGGCAGAAGCAGGTCTAGATATCGTAGACGTCACTTCAGACGCATATAACTACTCACATATTTTAACAGAGGCTGAAATTGAACTCGGCGCAGTCGTTATGGATATCGGAGCTGACTTAACACAGTACGCATACTATAAAGATGGATCGTTAAAATATGCAGGTGTTATCCCTGCAGGTGGTAACACGATTACTGAAGTCATTGCGAGAGAGTTTAATACAGACTTCCATTATGCAAACCGTGCAAAAGAGCAATATGGTCACGCATTTTACGAAAGAGCACCAGAAGGTGAACGCGTCGTCTTCCCACAAAACAACGGTGATAAAGACGTAGAAGTGAGTGCGAAAGACTTATCTGACGTCATCGAAGTGACTCTTGAAGATATGTTTATGGAAATCTTTAGAGAACTCGGTGAAGCGAATATCGACGATATTAGCGGTGGATTCGTCATTACAGGTGGTACTGCAAACATGAGAGGAATTAGAGATTTACTACTCGATATTGTTTCTGAAAAAGTACGCGTTCATATCCCAACACAAATGGGTGCGAGAAAACCTGAATTCACGAGTGCAATCGCTACAGTTGAAAGCGGTATTCGTTTTGATGAACTCCTCGATTATGTTACAATTGATAATCATGAAGATGATTATGACAGAGATGACAACGAACCAATTGTAGAAGAAGAAAAACAGTCGATTTTCCCTTCTCTATTTAGAGAAAGAAAAGAGAAAAATCAAAGTGTTGAAGTCGAAGAAGACGTTGAATATGAGTCAGACGACGACCGATACGAAGAAGACGAACATGACGATTACGAACGTGAAATCGTTGAGACGTCAGATGTTAAAAATGCCCCGCCAAAAGAAAAAGAGAAATCTGACTTTGGTGGATTTATGAAAAAAGTATTTAAGAATTTATTTGAGTAA
- a CDS encoding polyphenol oxidase family protein: MFKNYNHYVGYSSDDLVFGYTKRTNGQSDYPKNAFNMALYIGDNPDNVHRHQQLLSEEIGFERSDFVIPIQTHENKVYEVKKADAGTNVDALTDNIYGIDALYTYERNIVLGMNYADCTPIYVYSVANNFIGLVHAGWKGTRGNVLKNLLDHYDGDIDDLHVVIGVAINGDYYEVDDAVVNDSFLVAKEAVTPLGNDKFLLDLKTANKHQALDYGIKESNIHVTPIGTESEEFFSYRLDDQPTGRALGFIGRRL, encoded by the coding sequence GTGTTTAAAAATTATAATCATTATGTAGGATACAGTTCAGACGATTTAGTGTTTGGGTATACGAAACGTACAAACGGTCAAAGCGACTATCCAAAAAATGCATTTAATATGGCGCTATATATCGGAGATAATCCGGACAATGTACACCGTCATCAACAACTTTTAAGTGAAGAAATCGGATTTGAACGTTCAGATTTCGTGATCCCAATTCAAACGCATGAAAACAAAGTGTATGAAGTAAAAAAAGCGGATGCCGGGACAAATGTAGATGCGTTAACAGATAACATATATGGTATAGACGCTCTATATACATATGAAAGAAATATCGTACTCGGTATGAATTACGCAGACTGTACACCAATTTATGTGTACAGCGTAGCGAATAACTTTATCGGTTTAGTGCATGCAGGATGGAAGGGGACGCGTGGGAACGTATTAAAAAACCTATTAGATCATTACGACGGAGATATCGATGATTTACACGTCGTCATTGGAGTTGCGATTAACGGCGATTATTATGAAGTCGATGATGCGGTCGTCAACGATTCGTTTTTAGTTGCTAAAGAGGCAGTCACTCCATTAGGTAACGATAAATTCTTACTCGATTTAAAAACTGCAAATAAACACCAAGCACTCGATTACGGTATAAAAGAATCGAACATTCACGTCACACCAATCGGTACGGAAAGTGAAGAATTCTTTTCATATCGGTTAGATGATCAACCGACGGGACGTGCTTTAGGGTTTATTGGAAGGAGATTATAA
- a CDS encoding YggS family pyridoxal phosphate-dependent enzyme, producing the protein MNKDNYLKVKEEVNNQATIIAVTKYHTVEDALEAYDAGVRDFGENRIEGFNEKRAALPQDANVHFIGTLQSRKVKDVIDNLYYLHSLERESIAKRIEQYSSHDVKCFIQVNVSGEETKHGLKPEDVKDFVTKVSKYDHVKVIGLMTMAPETDNVEEIRNVFKQLRELRDDLQKEFKDIIELSMGMSNDYKIALEEGATFIRLGSKIMGK; encoded by the coding sequence TTGAATAAAGATAATTATTTAAAAGTAAAAGAAGAAGTCAATAATCAAGCGACGATTATCGCTGTGACTAAATATCACACTGTTGAAGATGCGCTAGAAGCATACGACGCTGGTGTGAGAGACTTTGGAGAGAATAGAATTGAAGGATTTAATGAAAAAAGAGCCGCACTTCCTCAGGATGCGAATGTGCACTTTATCGGAACACTTCAATCGAGAAAAGTTAAAGATGTCATAGATAATCTATATTACTTACACTCATTAGAACGAGAATCTATCGCGAAACGTATTGAACAATATAGCTCGCATGATGTAAAATGTTTTATACAGGTAAATGTGTCAGGAGAAGAGACGAAACATGGTTTAAAACCTGAAGACGTCAAAGATTTTGTAACGAAAGTATCAAAATATGATCACGTTAAAGTGATCGGGCTCATGACGATGGCACCTGAAACAGACAACGTTGAAGAAATTAGAAATGTGTTTAAACAGTTAAGAGAACTTAGAGATGATTTACAAAAGGAATTTAAAGATATTATTGAGTTAAGTATGGGAATGAGTAACGACTATAAAATTGCACTTGAAGAGGGTGCGACATTTATTAGACTCGGTAGTAAAATTATGGGAAAATAG
- a CDS encoding cell division protein SepF, whose translation MALQFLKDLFVIESEDMDEIETEQKQVAEVKEQPKVEKKSKVTAVDFSEKTKRSRRPKIEAREHREVSEPVVKQGGHVDMSKINTKVCLFEPYVFGETQDIADQLKNNQTALVNLSKLDKVSKKRIIDFLSGTVYALEGDIQKVGADIFLCTPNSVGVEGVISEKNDSDLM comes from the coding sequence ATGGCTCTACAATTTTTAAAAGATTTATTCGTAATCGAATCTGAAGATATGGATGAAATCGAAACAGAACAAAAGCAAGTTGCTGAAGTTAAAGAACAGCCAAAAGTAGAAAAGAAAAGTAAAGTTACAGCAGTCGATTTTTCTGAAAAAACAAAGAGAAGCCGTAGACCAAAAATTGAGGCAAGAGAGCACCGTGAAGTGAGTGAGCCAGTAGTGAAACAAGGGGGACACGTTGACATGAGTAAAATTAATACGAAAGTATGTCTGTTTGAACCATATGTATTTGGTGAAACTCAAGATATCGCGGATCAATTAAAAAATAATCAAACAGCACTTGTGAACTTATCAAAACTCGATAAAGTATCAAAAAAGCGAATCATCGACTTTTTAAGTGGAACAGTGTATGCTTTAGAAGGCGATATTCAAAAAGTTGGAGCTGACATTTTCTTATGTACACCAAACTCTGTTGGTGTGGAAGGTGTTATTTCGGAGAAGAATGACTCTGACTTAATGTAA
- a CDS encoding YggT family protein, translating to MDQSTAINILTTVVKIYSILWPIFTWGFIIYILSSWIPGLRESSFGELLGKIYEPLLSPLRNIIPPIGGMIDISPIFLIIIFQLFNFGMRQIFVSLYNMLM from the coding sequence GTGGACCAATCAACAGCGATAAATATACTGACAACAGTAGTTAAAATATATTCGATATTATGGCCAATCTTTACTTGGGGGTTCATCATTTACATACTATCTAGTTGGATTCCAGGTTTAAGAGAGTCATCATTTGGTGAGTTACTCGGTAAAATATATGAACCGTTACTTTCACCACTGAGAAATATAATTCCACCAATTGGTGGCATGATTGATATTTCACCAATCTTTTTAATTATTATATTCCAGTTATTTAACTTTGGAATGCGTCAAATATTTGTATCGTTATATAATATGTTAATGTAA
- a CDS encoding RNA-binding protein has protein sequence MESLFQHFRQEEKEKIIFYYSKFEIASRDYYPVLLDFTDPRERKIIESISGRFPDIKTEYYGGGLEDNHERKRVLLVPEMLEVSRDDFEIETVELHYPEKFVTLTHRNILGAMMNVGVDRSKLGDIILSDHIQFAIDKNFFDLFKSELTTIKNAPIELVKIPNDEFLSAVSNTTKHSIIVSSFRLDVIVSEVLKEGRAKSKNRVTREKVKVNHALVTDPSFQVELEDVISVRGFGRFIVSEFIHVTRKGKSRIEVLVYED, from the coding sequence ATGGAATCCCTATTTCAACATTTTAGACAAGAAGAAAAAGAAAAGATTATTTTTTACTACAGTAAATTTGAAATCGCGTCGAGAGATTATTATCCTGTACTGCTTGATTTTACCGACCCGAGAGAACGTAAAATTATCGAAAGTATTAGCGGACGTTTCCCTGATATAAAAACCGAATATTACGGTGGGGGTCTTGAAGATAACCACGAACGCAAACGTGTGTTACTCGTTCCTGAAATGTTAGAAGTGTCTCGAGATGATTTTGAAATTGAGACGGTAGAGTTACATTATCCAGAAAAATTTGTGACGCTCACACATCGTAATATTTTAGGTGCGATGATGAATGTCGGCGTCGACCGTAGTAAACTCGGTGACATTATACTTTCAGATCACATTCAGTTTGCGATCGATAAAAACTTTTTTGATTTATTTAAATCAGAACTTACGACGATTAAAAACGCACCGATAGAACTCGTTAAAATTCCTAACGATGAATTTTTAAGTGCAGTCTCGAATACGACGAAACATTCGATTATCGTATCATCATTTCGTTTAGATGTGATCGTATCAGAAGTATTAAAAGAAGGACGAGCAAAAAGTAAAAATCGTGTCACGCGAGAGAAAGTTAAAGTCAATCATGCACTCGTGACAGATCCGAGTTTCCAAGTCGAACTTGAAGACGTAATAAGTGTAAGAGGTTTTGGAAGATTTATCGTCAGTGAATTTATTCATGTAACGAGAAAAGGGAAGTCGAGAATCGAAGTTTTAGTGTATGAAGACTAG
- the ileS gene encoding isoleucine--tRNA ligase: protein MDYKDTLLMPHTDFKMRGGLTQKEPEMQKRWHEMDLYNKKLELNKGNEPFVLHDGPPYANGAIHMGHALNKIVKDIINRNKQMQGYYTPYVPGWDTHGLPIEQALTNKGVDRNKMSVSEFRKKCEAFANEQVQGQKAGFMRMGIDGEWDNPYLTYKPEFEASQVRVLKDMVERGLIYRGKKPVYWSPVSESSLAEAELEYKDKRSPSIYVTFKVENGNDVIEKGVNLVIWTTTPWTIPSNLAIAVHPELNYVQFDYEGEAYVIAEELLDAYLEAVEWDKEKITRTKEFKGSEIERVEAKHPLFDRMSLVILGDHVTTDGGTGLVHTAPGHGDDDYKVAQKYDLEILSPVNNKGVFTEEAGKYEGLYYDDANKVIGEDLDKAGALVKLQFITHSYPHDWRSKTPVIFRATPQWFASIENVREEILEALNNTKFQVEWNRERMYNMIKNRGDWVISRQRVWGVPLPFFYAENGEAIVDPEVMEHVATLFETHGSNVWFEWDAKDLLPEGFTHEGSPNGTFEKETDIMDVWFDSGSTHRGVLDYRDYLTYPSDLYFEGSDQYRGWFNSSLITSVATRGVSPYKELLSHGFVMDGEGKKMSKSLGNVVDPTKIMNQMGADIIRLLAFSSDFEEDVRISDDILKQVSDVYRKIRNTMRFLLGNLSDFNVETDKVAYDDLYDVDKYMYNKFSKFYNETRDNYDAYNYITIYQSLQNFINVDLSNFYLDYAKDILYIEKEDSLVRRSVQTVLHRILEDLTKVLAPVLVHTAEDIYDHTPNRTAESIHLTHFSDKEDVDEKVLEQWAQIMAVRDDVYKALEVARNEKVIGKSLDAKVTLTLPEGLTKDSINSEFTQLFIVSQVEIVDELTDGTTYQNTTVKVEHAEGEKCARCWNYKTDRNLVSGKDDICDRCRTVVGEN from the coding sequence ATGGATTACAAAGACACGCTACTTATGCCGCATACGGATTTTAAAATGCGCGGTGGATTAACACAAAAAGAGCCAGAAATGCAAAAGCGCTGGCACGAAATGGATTTATATAATAAAAAATTAGAATTAAATAAAGGGAATGAACCGTTCGTATTACACGACGGACCACCATATGCTAACGGTGCAATTCATATGGGACACGCGTTAAATAAAATTGTAAAAGATATCATTAACCGTAACAAACAAATGCAAGGATACTACACACCATATGTACCTGGATGGGATACGCACGGTTTACCAATCGAGCAAGCACTGACGAATAAAGGTGTCGACCGCAACAAAATGTCTGTGAGTGAATTCCGTAAAAAATGTGAAGCATTCGCAAACGAACAAGTACAAGGTCAAAAGGCTGGATTTATGCGTATGGGTATCGACGGAGAGTGGGATAACCCGTATTTAACATACAAACCAGAATTTGAAGCATCACAAGTACGTGTCTTAAAAGATATGGTAGAGCGTGGCTTAATTTACCGTGGTAAAAAACCAGTGTACTGGTCACCTGTATCAGAATCGAGTTTAGCTGAAGCGGAACTTGAATATAAAGACAAACGTTCACCGTCAATTTACGTGACGTTTAAAGTAGAAAACGGTAATGACGTAATTGAAAAAGGCGTAAACTTAGTCATTTGGACGACAACTCCGTGGACGATTCCCTCAAACTTAGCAATCGCTGTTCATCCTGAATTGAATTATGTACAGTTTGATTATGAAGGTGAAGCGTACGTTATTGCTGAAGAATTACTTGACGCGTATTTAGAAGCTGTTGAGTGGGATAAAGAAAAAATTACTCGTACGAAAGAATTTAAAGGTTCTGAAATCGAACGCGTCGAAGCAAAACACCCATTATTTGATCGTATGAGTCTCGTTATTTTAGGAGATCACGTAACGACTGACGGCGGTACTGGACTTGTCCATACAGCACCTGGTCACGGGGATGACGACTATAAAGTTGCACAAAAATATGATCTTGAAATTTTATCTCCAGTAAATAACAAAGGTGTATTTACTGAAGAAGCGGGCAAATATGAAGGGTTATACTATGACGATGCAAACAAAGTAATCGGTGAAGACTTAGATAAAGCAGGCGCATTAGTTAAACTACAGTTCATTACGCACTCATATCCACATGACTGGCGTTCTAAAACACCGGTAATCTTCCGTGCAACACCACAATGGTTTGCGTCAATCGAAAACGTACGTGAAGAAATTCTAGAAGCATTAAACAACACGAAATTCCAAGTTGAGTGGAATAGAGAACGTATGTATAACATGATTAAAAACCGCGGAGACTGGGTCATTTCACGTCAACGTGTTTGGGGTGTACCACTTCCATTCTTCTATGCTGAAAATGGTGAAGCAATAGTAGACCCTGAAGTAATGGAACACGTTGCAACTCTATTTGAAACACACGGAAGTAACGTTTGGTTTGAATGGGATGCAAAAGACTTATTACCAGAAGGATTTACGCACGAAGGTTCTCCAAACGGTACGTTTGAAAAAGAAACAGATATTATGGACGTGTGGTTCGACTCTGGGTCAACACATAGAGGGGTACTCGATTATAGAGATTACTTAACGTATCCATCAGACTTATACTTTGAAGGTTCTGACCAATATAGAGGTTGGTTCAACTCTTCACTTATTACAAGTGTCGCAACGCGTGGAGTATCACCATACAAAGAGTTATTATCACACGGATTCGTCATGGACGGAGAAGGTAAGAAGATGTCGAAATCACTCGGTAACGTTGTAGATCCAACGAAAATTATGAACCAAATGGGTGCAGACATCATTCGTCTATTGGCATTCTCAAGTGACTTTGAAGAAGACGTACGTATTTCTGACGACATTTTAAAACAAGTGTCAGACGTATACCGTAAAATCCGTAACACGATGAGATTCCTACTCGGAAACTTAAGCGACTTTAACGTTGAAACAGACAAAGTTGCATATGACGATTTATACGACGTCGATAAATATATGTACAACAAATTTAGTAAGTTTTATAACGAAACGAGAGACAACTACGACGCATATAACTACATTACGATTTACCAGTCGTTACAGAACTTCATCAACGTAGACTTATCAAACTTCTACTTAGATTATGCAAAAGATATTTTATATATCGAAAAAGAAGATTCTCTAGTAAGACGTAGTGTACAAACAGTGTTACACCGTATTTTAGAAGATTTAACAAAAGTGTTAGCACCAGTGCTCGTTCACACTGCTGAAGATATTTATGACCATACACCAAACCGTACAGCTGAAAGTATCCACTTAACACACTTTAGTGACAAAGAAGATGTCGATGAGAAAGTTTTAGAACAGTGGGCACAAATTATGGCAGTTCGTGATGATGTTTATAAAGCGTTAGAAGTGGCACGTAACGAAAAAGTCATCGGTAAATCACTCGATGCGAAAGTGACGTTAACATTACCTGAAGGATTAACAAAAGACAGCATCAATTCAGAGTTCACACAACTCTTTATCGTTTCGCAAGTTGAAATCGTCGATGAGTTAACAGATGGTACAACATATCAAAACACGACAGTTAAAGTAGAGCATGCTGAAGGCGAAAAATGTGCACGTTGCTGGAACTATAAAACAGACAGAAACCTCGTGAGCGGTAAAGATGATATTTGTGATCGTTGCCGTACTGTTGTTGGAGAAAACTAG